The proteins below come from a single Candidatus Omnitrophota bacterium genomic window:
- a CDS encoding NAD-dependent epimerase/dehydratase family protein — translation MHKTELKKGYFKGKKVVITGGLGFIGSNLAIRMARLGADITLVDSMIPEYGGNLFNIKGLEGKVHLNFSDVRDEYSMDFLVRGADIIFNLAGQVSHIDSMKDPYTDLEINTKSQLSLLEACRKKNPGIKIVFASTRQIYGKPEYLPVDESHPLKPTDVNGINKLAGEWYHVLYNKVYGMKTVALRMTNTYGPRLLMKHNRQGFIGWFIRQIIDGKPIEIYGSGKQLRDLNYIDDVIDALLISSYDDSLNGEIFNLGNSPAISLVDIAKLLIGINGSGKYRLIPFPEETRKIDIGDYYASYEKFNKATGWTPRVSYEDGFCKTIDFYKKNKRYYW, via the coding sequence ATGCATAAGACGGAGCTTAAGAAGGGATATTTCAAAGGTAAGAAAGTGGTCATCACGGGCGGTCTCGGTTTCATAGGCAGTAACCTCGCCATAAGGATGGCCCGGCTCGGCGCCGATATAACGCTGGTCGATTCGATGATACCGGAATACGGAGGAAACCTCTTCAACATAAAGGGGCTGGAGGGGAAGGTCCACCTGAATTTCTCCGATGTCCGCGATGAGTACTCGATGGATTTCCTGGTGCGCGGCGCCGATATAATATTCAACCTGGCAGGTCAGGTAAGCCATATAGACAGTATGAAGGACCCCTATACGGACCTGGAGATAAATACCAAGAGCCAGCTCTCGCTCCTTGAGGCATGCAGGAAGAAGAACCCCGGGATCAAGATCGTATTCGCGAGCACCCGGCAGATATACGGAAAACCGGAATACCTCCCGGTCGACGAGTCGCATCCTTTAAAGCCGACCGATGTTAACGGCATAAATAAGCTTGCGGGAGAGTGGTATCACGTACTGTACAACAAGGTCTACGGCATGAAGACGGTGGCCTTAAGGATGACGAACACCTACGGGCCGCGCCTCCTGATGAAGCATAACAGGCAGGGTTTCATAGGGTGGTTCATACGCCAGATCATAGACGGCAAGCCTATAGAGATATACGGCAGCGGCAAACAGCTGAGGGACCTGAACTATATAGATGATGTGATCGATGCCCTGTTGATCTCGTCATATGACGATTCCCTGAACGGCGAGATATTCAACCTTGGCAATTCACCGGCCATATCGCTGGTGGATATCGCGAAGCTCCTTATAGGGATCAACGGTTCCGGCAAATACCGCTTGATACCGTTCCCCGAGGAGACGAGGAAGATAGATATAGGCGACTATTATGCCTCATACGAAAAGTTCAATAAGGCGACGGGATGGACGCCCAGGGTCTCTTATGAAGACGGTTTTTGCAAGACGATAGATTTTTATAAGAAGAACAAAAGATATTACTGGTGA
- a CDS encoding ElyC/SanA/YdcF family protein: protein MVHNKNIICISSIDWDFVWQGHQEIMETFVREGNKVLFIENTGIRVPTFSDLPRIRKRLTNWFRSFKGIRKERENLFVYSPVILPFPYSRIASFINRLIMLPVLKRWMKAADFTNPIIWTFLPTATALNLITNLDHELSIYYCIADFSELVRNKEKLRKSEEGILKAVDLVFAQGIVLKEHCLKLNKNVHIFPFGVKGELFNRKGGPSAGKLPDDLKGVKGARVCYVGGLHRHIDYELLGSLARLRPGWSIILIGPDQVNYSAQAKPENIILLGMKRHDELPDYIENMDICMIPYKINEYTRTVYPTKLNEYLLMGKPVISTALPEIEEFNRLYGDIVHIESSGEGFARRIEDIMKSENGKEASRGKEAAMQNTWENRIEEMSEIMEERIAQKAMYASRGWKENLAALYRVSKRRVIRAVILAALSYLLIFNSPLLWFVASPLKISQVPSVSDAIVVFGGGVGEKGSPEESTVERARYSVELYRKGLAGHIIYSSGYTFKYNDAENMKLFAISMGVPEEDIILEKRANSTYENVKYTSEILRKMDFRRMILVSSPYNMRRAELVARKTAKDIDIIYSPVPGSKFYYRDGPVKWEQIRAIAHEYLGILYYLFKGYI, encoded by the coding sequence ATGGTACATAATAAAAACATAATATGCATATCCTCTATTGACTGGGACTTCGTGTGGCAGGGGCACCAGGAGATCATGGAGACCTTTGTCCGCGAGGGGAACAAGGTCCTCTTCATAGAGAATACGGGCATACGTGTGCCCACCTTTTCGGACCTGCCGAGGATAAGGAAGCGGCTCACCAACTGGTTCCGATCTTTTAAGGGGATACGGAAGGAGAGGGAGAACCTTTTCGTATATTCGCCGGTCATACTGCCTTTCCCGTACTCCAGGATCGCCTCATTCATCAACCGCCTTATAATGCTGCCCGTCCTCAAGAGGTGGATGAAGGCGGCGGACTTCACCAATCCCATCATATGGACGTTCCTTCCCACCGCCACGGCCCTGAACCTCATAACCAACCTTGACCACGAGCTCTCCATATACTATTGCATAGCCGACTTCAGCGAGCTGGTCAGGAATAAGGAGAAGCTCCGTAAGTCGGAAGAGGGGATATTGAAGGCGGTCGACCTCGTATTCGCCCAGGGGATCGTCCTGAAGGAGCATTGCCTGAAGCTCAACAAGAATGTCCACATATTCCCGTTCGGCGTCAAGGGGGAGCTTTTCAACAGGAAGGGCGGCCCTTCAGCCGGAAAGCTGCCGGATGACTTAAAAGGCGTAAAGGGGGCCAGGGTCTGTTATGTCGGCGGGCTCCACCGGCACATAGATTACGAGCTTCTGGGATCGCTCGCCCGCCTCAGGCCCGGATGGTCGATAATACTAATAGGACCTGACCAGGTAAACTATTCGGCCCAGGCCAAACCGGAGAATATAATACTCCTGGGGATGAAGAGGCACGATGAGCTGCCGGATTACATAGAGAATATGGACATATGCATGATCCCTTATAAGATAAACGAATATACCCGGACCGTCTATCCGACAAAGCTGAACGAATATCTCCTGATGGGCAAGCCCGTCATCTCCACCGCCCTCCCGGAGATAGAGGAGTTCAACCGCCTGTACGGCGATATCGTGCATATAGAAAGCTCGGGCGAGGGTTTTGCCCGCCGTATAGAAGATATAATGAAAAGCGAGAACGGAAAAGAGGCCTCCAGGGGCAAGGAGGCCGCAATGCAGAATACCTGGGAGAACCGCATAGAGGAGATGAGCGAGATCATGGAGGAGAGGATAGCGCAAAAGGCGATGTACGCCAGCCGCGGCTGGAAAGAGAACCTCGCCGCCCTCTACCGCGTCTCGAAACGCAGGGTGATACGGGCGGTTATCCTGGCCGCGCTCTCATATCTTCTCATATTCAATTCACCTCTTTTGTGGTTCGTAGCGAGCCCGTTAAAGATATCTCAGGTACCGTCCGTATCCGATGCCATAGTGGTCTTCGGAGGAGGGGTGGGCGAGAAGGGGTCGCCCGAAGAGAGCACCGTGGAGAGGGCCAGGTACAGCGTGGAACTCTACAGGAAGGGACTCGCCGGCCATATCATATATTCATCGGGATATACGTTCAAATATAACGATGCCGAGAATATGAAGCTATTCGCCATCTCTATGGGGGTGCCCGAGGAAGATATCATACTGGAGAAGAGGGCAAACTCGACTTACGAGAATGTGAAATATACGAGCGAGATCCTGCGCAAAATGGACTTCCGCAGGATGATACTCGTGAGCTCTCCGTATAATATGCGGAGGGCGGAGCTGGTAGCCAGGAAGACGGCTAAGGATATCGATATCATATATTCCCCGGTGCCGGGATCTAAATTTTATTACAGGGACGGACCCGTAAAATGGGAACAGATCAGGGCGATCGCGCACGAGTACCTGGGGATACTCTATTATCTCTTCAAGGGTTATATCTGA
- a CDS encoding radical SAM protein, with amino-acid sequence MFIVNDLGVNEPFGPMILSSVLKEKGHRTVLGVIKKEDVEKKILSWKPDMLAYSMMSVDMKDMRRFNDSLRKRARIFTILGGAHATLDRSCVTGGGIDAVCVGEGEGPIIDVVESIGSGKGVGAIPNIVTQEDPGLKLRPLICDLDTVPFMDRELVYSYPFMGRFGIKGIWTSRGCAFPCPYCFNNRYNRIFESSGRVVRRRTVSSVIEETKEMKNRYRVDFVRIQDDVFVYKADEWLKEFSERWASEIRLPFYCLLRAELVTDEMASYLKKAGCFSVCMSIEAADDDVRLRMMRRNATKPQLEEAFRIFKRHGINVYANTMLALPFTTLDHDIASLDFAIKVKPEMPNFSIFMPYPGTDLGDYCIERGIYDPEGDSIDYGMRNMSPLSCFSDREKRAQYNLCELAIVAAKFPSLRDIIVKRLIYWRPNKTFFFIHYLLAVTTYGRKIFYFRHTLKEYIELVIRTFRHYLYDFTKEKSAPERAGTQAKGRHALLSDAERRDELEKCMNAMRGA; translated from the coding sequence ATGTTCATAGTAAATGACCTTGGCGTAAATGAGCCGTTCGGCCCCATGATACTGTCGTCGGTCCTGAAAGAGAAGGGGCACCGGACGGTCCTCGGGGTCATCAAGAAAGAGGATGTCGAGAAGAAGATATTATCATGGAAACCGGATATGCTGGCGTACAGCATGATGTCCGTCGACATGAAGGATATGCGGAGATTCAACGATTCGCTCAGGAAGAGGGCCAGGATATTCACCATACTGGGCGGCGCGCACGCCACGCTTGACAGGTCCTGTGTTACCGGCGGCGGGATAGATGCCGTATGCGTGGGAGAAGGCGAGGGGCCCATCATAGACGTGGTCGAATCTATCGGATCCGGCAAGGGCGTCGGCGCGATCCCGAACATCGTCACGCAGGAGGATCCCGGGCTGAAATTGAGGCCGCTCATATGCGATCTCGATACGGTCCCTTTCATGGACAGGGAGCTCGTGTACTCGTATCCGTTCATGGGGCGTTTCGGGATCAAAGGCATATGGACCTCCAGGGGGTGCGCCTTCCCGTGCCCGTACTGTTTCAATAACCGGTACAACAGGATATTCGAATCGAGCGGCAGGGTGGTGAGGAGGCGGACGGTCTCTTCGGTCATAGAAGAGACGAAAGAGATGAAGAATAGATACAGGGTCGATTTCGTCCGCATACAGGACGACGTCTTTGTATATAAGGCCGATGAATGGCTAAAGGAATTTTCCGAAAGATGGGCCTCGGAAATCCGGCTGCCGTTCTATTGTCTGCTCCGCGCCGAACTCGTTACCGATGAAATGGCGTCCTATCTTAAAAAGGCGGGATGTTTTTCGGTCTGTATGTCCATAGAGGCGGCTGACGATGACGTGCGGCTCAGGATGATGAGGCGTAATGCCACAAAACCGCAGCTCGAGGAGGCGTTCAGGATATTCAAGAGGCACGGCATAAACGTATACGCGAATACTATGCTTGCCCTCCCGTTCACGACGCTCGATCACGACATCGCCTCTCTCGATTTCGCCATAAAGGTCAAGCCGGAGATGCCCAACTTTTCCATATTCATGCCGTATCCCGGGACTGACCTGGGCGACTATTGCATAGAGAGGGGTATCTATGACCCGGAGGGCGACAGTATCGACTACGGCATGCGCAACATGAGCCCGCTCAGCTGTTTTTCGGACAGGGAGAAGCGGGCGCAGTACAACCTGTGCGAGCTTGCCATAGTGGCGGCGAAGTTCCCGTCGCTCAGGGATATCATAGTCAAGCGCCTGATATACTGGAGGCCCAATAAGACATTCTTCTTTATACATTACCTCCTGGCCGTTACAACGTACGGCAGGAAGATATTCTATTTCAGGCATACGCTGAAAGAGTATATCGAACTTGTTATCAGGACGTTCCGGCACTACCTGTACGATTTTACGAAGGAGAAGAGCGCCCCTGAGAGGGCCGGAACCCAGGCGAAGGGCCGCCATGCCTTATTGAGCGATGCCGAAAGAAGAGATGAACTTGAGAAGTGCATGAACGCAATGAGAGGGGCTTGA
- a CDS encoding glycosyltransferase family 2 protein, which yields MKISVVIPVYNGARTISKLVEDLLGILKAYQTEIILVNDGSKDKSHDLCLSIYERHKANVKYICLARNFGEHNAVMAGLNQVTGDYAVTIDDDFQNPPEEIPKLLDKAVSEGLDVVYSYYEKKRHSFMRNAGSSFNNAIANLLLDKPKDLYLSSFRCMSRFIAEEVVKYKGPYPYVDGLILRSTGNIGKVLVRHASRAAGRSGYTFHKLVRLWINMFINFSIFPLRASTLLGFLFLIIGVLSSISMIIEKIINPAIPMGITTILVAILLFGGIQLLILGLIGEYLGKLFLMDNRTPQYVVRRLFSNDKDIPRA from the coding sequence ATGAAGATAAGCGTAGTCATACCCGTATATAACGGTGCGCGCACCATATCGAAACTCGTGGAGGACCTGCTCGGGATACTTAAGGCGTATCAGACGGAGATCATACTGGTGAACGACGGAAGCAAGGATAAGAGCCATGATCTCTGCCTCTCCATCTATGAAAGGCACAAGGCAAACGTCAAATATATATGCCTTGCCAGGAATTTCGGGGAACACAATGCAGTAATGGCCGGCCTGAACCAGGTGACGGGCGACTATGCCGTTACCATAGACGATGATTTCCAGAACCCGCCGGAAGAGATACCGAAGCTCCTCGATAAAGCCGTCTCGGAAGGCCTGGACGTCGTATACAGTTATTATGAGAAGAAGCGCCATTCGTTCATGAGGAATGCCGGCAGCTCGTTCAATAACGCGATAGCCAACCTTCTGCTCGATAAGCCCAAAGACCTCTACCTTTCGAGCTTTCGGTGCATGAGCCGTTTCATAGCGGAGGAGGTCGTCAAATATAAAGGCCCGTACCCTTATGTCGACGGGCTCATCCTGCGCAGCACCGGGAATATAGGCAAGGTCCTTGTCCGGCACGCAAGCCGCGCCGCCGGCCGGTCCGGGTATACCTTCCATAAGCTAGTGCGGTTATGGATCAATATGTTCATAAATTTTTCCATATTCCCTTTGCGGGCGAGCACGCTCCTGGGGTTCCTCTTCCTGATAATAGGCGTCCTGTCGAGTATCTCGATGATCATAGAGAAGATCATCAATCCGGCGATCCCGATGGGCATAACGACGATACTCGTAGCGATCCTTCTCTTCGGGGGCATACAGCTCCTTATATTGGGTCTGATAGGCGAGTACCTTGGGAAGCTCTTCCTGATGGACAACAGGACCCCGCAGTACGTAGTGCGGCGCCTCTTTTCGAACGATAAGGATATCCCGCGCGCATGA
- a CDS encoding DegT/DnrJ/EryC1/StrS family aminotransferase has translation MIPFCDLKRHYSRIKRDVDGAIRRVFSSGYFILGPEVAAFEREFAGYCGCRFGVGVASGTEAIYIALASMGIGAGDEVITVANAGIPTVSAITMAGATPVFTDIDIASYTMDVSKIEAKVSSRTKAILPVHLYGQCADMDPLLRIAKKHGLKVVEDACQSHGAVYKGRKAGSMGDAGCFSFYPTKNLGSFGDGGMVVTNDRQLALRTRMIRDYGQTDRYLHKIKGINSRLDELQAAILRVKLKYLDGWNRTRREIAGIYGKSINNGLIVKPDRMDHGLPVYHLYVVRSGYRDAFRRHLARNGVQSLVHYPRPVHMQEAYPELRGKCALPVTEECSRTVVSLPLYPEMTGRETRRVCDAVNSFKNR, from the coding sequence ATGATTCCGTTCTGTGATCTGAAGCGCCACTACAGCCGTATAAAGAGAGACGTGGACGGCGCGATAAGGAGGGTATTCTCATCCGGATATTTTATACTTGGGCCGGAGGTGGCCGCGTTCGAGCGTGAATTCGCCGGGTACTGCGGATGCCGTTTCGGGGTGGGTGTCGCCTCGGGCACGGAGGCCATATATATCGCGCTGGCGTCAATGGGTATAGGCGCGGGCGATGAGGTCATAACGGTGGCTAATGCCGGCATCCCGACCGTCTCTGCCATCACCATGGCAGGCGCCACGCCCGTCTTTACGGATATAGATATAGCGAGCTACACCATGGACGTCTCGAAGATAGAGGCGAAGGTCTCTTCCAGGACGAAGGCGATCCTGCCGGTCCATCTCTACGGCCAGTGCGCAGACATGGACCCTCTATTGAGGATAGCAAAGAAGCACGGACTGAAAGTGGTGGAAGACGCCTGCCAGTCCCATGGGGCGGTCTATAAAGGCAGGAAGGCGGGGTCCATGGGAGATGCCGGGTGTTTCAGTTTCTATCCTACAAAGAACCTGGGCTCGTTCGGGGACGGCGGCATGGTAGTAACGAACGATAGGCAGCTGGCCCTTAGGACGCGTATGATAAGGGATTATGGACAGACAGACAGGTATCTCCACAAAATAAAAGGTATCAACAGCCGCCTTGACGAACTGCAGGCGGCCATACTGAGGGTCAAGTTAAAATATCTGGATGGGTGGAACCGGACCCGTCGCGAGATAGCCGGGATATACGGGAAGAGTATAAATAACGGGCTTATCGTCAAGCCGGATAGGATGGACCACGGCCTCCCGGTATATCATCTGTACGTGGTCAGGTCGGGATACAGGGACGCTTTCAGGAGGCACCTGGCTCGCAATGGGGTGCAGTCCCTCGTGCACTATCCGAGGCCCGTCCACATGCAGGAGGCCTATCCGGAGCTTAGGGGTAAATGCGCCCTCCCCGTCACGGAAGAGTGTTCGAGGACGGTCGTATCGCTGCCTCTATACCCTGAAATGACCGGAAGAGAGACGCGCCGCGTATGCGACGCGGTAAATTCGTTCAAAAACAGGTAA